In Podospora pseudopauciseta strain CBS 411.78 chromosome 2 map unlocalized CBS411.78m_2, whole genome shotgun sequence, the genomic stretch GCTTGTActaaccctccctctcagtCGGCCACCCCTTCGACACAATCAAAGTCCGCCTCCaaacctcttcttccacccGCTTCTCCGGCCCCCTGGCAtgcctcacctccaccatccgcAACGAAGGCATCTTCGGCCTCTACAAAGGCGCCACACCCCCTTTAGTAGGATGGATGTTCATGGACTCCATCATGCTCGGCTCCCTAACCTTCTACCGTCGCCTCATCTCCACCAATTTCTTCGCCTCCTACCACCCTCCAAACGACCCTTTTCTCCCCCCCTCAGTTATCCCCCTGCCAACCTACGCCCACGGCCTAGCGGGTATCCTCTCCGGCTGCACCGTCTCCTTCGTCGCTGCCCCCGTAGAGCACATCAAAGCCCGTCTCCAAACACaatactcctcctccaagtctGACCGCTTATACACCGGGCCAATCGACGCCCTACGTAAAATCTACAAATACCACGGTATAAGGGGGATATACCACGGTCTGGGGGCTACTCTCATTTTTCGAGggtgcttcttcttttggtgggggagttATGACGTTTTTAGCCGGTGGATGAGGAATAACACTTCTTGGTCTGCGCCGGTGATCAATTTCTGGGCGGGGGGTTTGTCGGCGCAGGTCTTTTGGGTCATGAGTTACCCGAGTGATGTGGTGAAGCAGAGGATCATGACGGACCCGTTGGGAGGCgggttgggggatggggagaggaggtttaggaggtggagggaggcTGCGAGGGCGGTTTATAAAGAGAATGGGCCCAAGGGGTAttggagggggtttttgCCTTGTTTCTTGAGGGCTTTCCCTGCTAATGCGATGGCGTTGGTGGCGTTTGAGGGGGTTATGAGGGCGCTGCCGGAGTAGTTGCGGATGGAGACGCCtatgggagggagaagagggtgagaaACAAGAGATATAATAGGGGTGTGGTGTTGCATGACGGGAAGAAACGGAGATGAATTCATAGAATTGATGTTTGCATAGGTTATACCCAAAGAGTTGGAGGGCAAAAGGCAAGGGTTGGACGGTATATATATACCCAAGGGAATGGATATGGACGCATATGAGGCTTAAGAGCAATAGAGACAACATATACACATCACAAGCAAGCAACAGAACTTAAAATTTTGTTTTTGGCCAGAACGCCTGGCCGCGCAACGGCGGCGTTGTCACTTTTCATTGACCCCGTTTCTCCCAACCGCTATGCACAACCAATGATCCCATTATTGTTTTGGTATCTCTTGTCTTGCCAGATTATACTCCTTTCGGATATATCCTCCCTCGCTCAACAGATAGACCACCAATTTactcgtcatcctcctcctcagcgtCGTTGACGACGTTGAAGAACTTGAGCTCGTACACTCCCTTAGAGGTGGAGACGACGCGGAGCCAGTCACGAAGCTGCATCTTCTTAAGGAACTTCTTGGTCCTGTTTGGTGCGCACCGTCAGCACACATGTCCTCatattcttttcttttttggcttttatcgcaaaaaaaaaaaaaaaaaaaaaaaaaaaaaaaaaaaaacttacaAGTACTTAAGGTAACGGCCAGAAAGCTCGTTGTGGGCAATGATCTCAATCTTGCCATCGCCAATCTGGGAGATCTTGATGGTCTCGCCGAGGTTGCCAACACGGCCCTCGACCTTGATCCTCTCGTTCAAGAACTTCTCAAAAGCGGAAACGTCGAAGATCTTGTCCGAGGCGGGCTGGGAAGCATTGATGACGAACTTCTTGGTGACCTTGgggcccttgcccttggtgGACTTCTTCTGTGATAtcccaaaaaagaaagactTAGCCTACTGCTTCatgccatcatctcccaTCTTTTTGCAATGATGGTGGACTGGGCCAACAGCAAAGCGATGGTCATTTCaggtggggatggtgatgatgaggttggtcATGAGTATACGTACAGCGATGGGAGCCATTGCGACTGTTGAGGAGAGGTTCAAGAGATTGACCGGTGGAAGCTGGATGGGGTGAGGAGAACGCAAAGAGGTTGATATCCTGCGCcttggttgtggttgttaaaagtctggggggaggggtggacgTTGCGATTTGCGGGCGGTGGAGAGAGGAAAATCGAGCAAGGGAATTTCTGAACAAATTGTGGCCTGCAGCAAAAATTTAGGGCTCCGCATTAGCAGGGCGGGATAGCTTCCTGTGGCTTGTGCCAGGCCCGTGCCCAGCTTCGGCCGGAGCGCCGTTGTTGCCCCACTTGACACCGAACATTGAGCTTTTGGCGGCAGCAAGTTCGGGGTTGCCTCATCAAGATTCAGATGATTGCCATTTTCTTGACGAAAAGCTTCACTTCTGCAGTGCTTTTGAACCCAAaatcaacaaaaagaaaccgAACCGGCCGGTTTAAACCGGCAAAAGAAAATACTTCGACGTGGGCCTGATTCGAACAGACGCTCCCGAAGGAACAAGATTTCTAGTCTTGCGCATTAGACCACTCTGCCACCACGCCTATGATTTGATGTAATTCCACGGCGGAGGTAGCATTTAT encodes the following:
- the rpl22 gene encoding 60S ribosomal protein L22 (EggNog:ENOG503P2WB; COG:J) — translated: MAPIAKKSTKGKGPKVTKKFVINASQPASDKIFDVSAFEKFLNERIKVEGRVGNLGETIKISQIGDGKIEIIAHNELSGRYLKYLTKKFLKKMQLRDWLRVVSTSKGVYELKFFNVVNDAEEEDDE
- a CDS encoding uncharacterized protein (COG:C; EggNog:ENOG503Q3KM), yielding MTKLPTPVLPAPPPNLELPLQPLPSTSPPPPPPQQQQPKHYKGFVAGVFSGIAKLAVGHPFDTIKVRLQTSSSTRFSGPLACLTSTIRNEGIFGLYKGATPPLVGWMFMDSIMLGSLTFYRRLISTNFFASYHPPNDPFLPPSVIPLPTYAHGLAGILSGCTVSFVAAPVEHIKARLQTQYSSSKSDRLYTGPIDALRKIYKYHGIRGIYHGLGATLIFRGCFFFWWGSYDVFSRWMRNNTSWSAPVINFWAGGLSAQVFWVMSYPSDVVKQRIMTDPLGGGLGDGERRFRRWREAARAVYKENGPKGYWRGFLPCFLRAFPANAMALVAFEGVMRALPE